The Plasmodium knowlesi strain H genome assembly, chromosome: 12 sequence TACCACAAGAAGAAGATCTTTCATGTAAAGGGGAGCAGACAATTTTATGGATTCGCCAAATGTAGGAAGGTGCAGACGAATGCCatcaaaagaaaagatagaataaaaagggggaagtttTTACAATTCAAGGAAAAGCTGCAACTCATCATTTTCAGTTCCGTGTACTTTTTTGCGTGCGACTATGTTTACCACGTGTATTTGCTCAGAAGCAACGACAGTAGACCCGCAAACCATGCCTCCAACAACACCGGCGAAGACGTGAGGAATGATGCAAAATGCAAAGACCAACATAGCGGTgggaaggggggggttgGCACAACCATGATGGAGTATATAAAATGGATGAACATATTTTCCAGTGCACAGGGTAAGGATAACCAAGAATTAAAGCAACAGGACAATGAATGTACTAGAAAAAATGACGGccacaaaatgaagaatcaAAAAGATTCCCATAAAAAGGACCATCTCTTGAACAACAGGGGTGATATAAAAATTTGCAGCGTATGTGAGGAAGACCCATACGAAATAAAGATAAATCGCTTTAAACGAAGCAGTgggaaggaggaaagtaGTCAAACGGGGAAAGGTGAGAAATATGGCGAATCATTCTATTTCGGAAATCAGAGAGATCAACCTCCTAGCCACGATCGGAGTAGCAGTGGACGGAGCCCCCCTAACAATAGTATCCCCCAGCGAAGCAGCatagggggggaggaaaaaaacatgaaaaatttatttgtaaGTAACGTATATAGGAATGATCTTTTCAACGGGTGCAACTTATTTCTGTTCGCCAACGGGGTTGTATTCCTATGTTGGCGTCTAAGTGAAATcgcaggaaataaaaaattttttcatttcatgtGCAGGAACTTTATCTGCTCATATGAAAAtattagaagaaaatattaccACACGTTTTTTACAGCCGCCATTAGCCACATcactcttcctcattttttatttaacatgTGGGCATTTCATACCATAAGTAACACCTTACTGAGTCcagaaattaaagaaaacaaaacaaattattattttttctttaattataAATCCAgcgttttggaaaaaaaaatgactgaCAAGGATATCATGAAAATATATGCCTTATCTTCGATCGTTTCCACTGTCCCATATATTCTTTTACATAGAAGCAATCAATTGTTAGGAGCATCTGGAGCTGTCATGGGTCTTGTGTACATTTTATCCACAGTTAAACCAAATGAAATCTTCGTCTCTTTATTCCCTCTACCATACTTAAAGATGACTTCCTTACAGTTATGCCATCTGTCCATTTTAAccaattttatatttctgttTTATAGAAGAAATCACTTCAACGTTGCGTGGTTAGCACATTTATTCGGTTTAATGGGAGGGGCCTTGTATAATGTTTACCAGAGAAGAATAAACAGTAATAAGAATTACTACCCTTTTATTGAATTGTCCGTAAAAAATGGATCTATTGATTATCTGAACTCTTACTTAGACTTTGTAGATTTTCTCAAATGTCTGCAGCTCCAAATTaggattttcttttccctcgaCCCACGCGCCATTCAAAGCATGA is a genomic window containing:
- a CDS encoding rhomboid protease ROM6, putative, which codes for MFNAGRYFRAGYHKKKIFHVKGSRQFYGFAKCRKVQTNAIKRKDRIKRGKFLQFKEKLQLIIFSSVYFFACDYVYHVYLLRSNDSRPANHASNNTGEDVRNDAKCKDQHSGGKGGVGTTMMEYIKWMNIFSSAQGKDNQELKQQDNECTRKNDGHKMKNQKDSHKKDHLLNNRGDIKICSVCEEDPYEIKINRFKRSSGKEESSQTGKGEKYGESFYFGNQRDQPPSHDRSSSGRSPPNNSIPQRSSIGGEEKNMKNLFVSNVYRNDLFNGCNLFLFANGVVFLCWRLSEIAGNKKFFHFMCRNFICSYENIRRKYYHTFFTAAISHITLPHFLFNMWAFHTISNTLLSPEIKENKTNYYFFFNYKSSVLEKKMTDKDIMKIYALSSIVSTVPYILLHRSNQLLGASGAVMGLVYILSTVKPNEIFVSLFPLPYLKMTSLQLCHLSILTNFIFLFYRRNHFNVAWLAHLFGLMGGALYNVYQRRINSNKNYYPFIELSVKNGSIDYLNSYLDFVDFLKCLQLQIRIFFSLDPRAIQSMNRKIVSIKNMQSQRRIKYHKLKVKNLEAMSK